A genomic segment from Leptospira congkakensis encodes:
- a CDS encoding SRPBCC family protein, whose translation MNKESKESFNPELDLVLERIVEVPVELVWNAWTKPEQLKQWFTPVPWKTIDCRIDLQPGGEFYTVMESPEGNQFPNNGCFLEVEYLKKLVFTDSLLPGYRPSGNSFMTAFVTMESLGNATKYKAVAKHKDPETKKQHEEMGFLEGWGTALDQLVAFTKTLPK comes from the coding sequence ATGAATAAAGAATCAAAAGAATCTTTCAATCCGGAATTGGACTTAGTGTTAGAAAGGATAGTCGAAGTGCCCGTTGAATTGGTATGGAACGCTTGGACAAAACCAGAACAATTAAAACAATGGTTTACTCCAGTTCCATGGAAAACCATCGATTGTAGGATCGATTTACAACCTGGTGGAGAATTTTATACAGTAATGGAATCTCCCGAAGGAAATCAATTTCCAAATAACGGTTGTTTTCTGGAAGTAGAGTATTTAAAAAAGTTAGTTTTTACAGACAGTTTGCTTCCTGGGTATCGACCTTCTGGAAATAGTTTTATGACTGCCTTTGTTACAATGGAATCGCTTGGTAATGCTACAAAATACAAAGCGGTAGCAAAACACAAAGATCCAGAAACAAAAAAACAACATGAAGAGATGGGATTTTTGGAAGGATGGGGTACGGCTCTTGACCAACTTGTAGCATTTACGAAAACCTTACCTAAATAA
- a CDS encoding LEPBI_I2431 family sigma-54 regulated protein, translated as MLNTRRTDRIESLDWDDLVLKLFSINENPEFLIAKIGNISELGVSGSLVQDIHLKDRDYVTGIIESDLTRSRISFKGKVAWIKETNQGSHFGIKFLEELILPNFIIARSIAESAA; from the coding sequence ATGTTGAATACAAGAAGAACTGACCGCATTGAATCATTGGATTGGGACGATTTGGTTTTGAAACTTTTTTCAATCAATGAGAACCCTGAATTCCTAATCGCAAAAATTGGAAATATTTCGGAACTCGGTGTGAGCGGAAGTTTGGTTCAGGACATCCATCTCAAAGATCGTGATTATGTTACCGGAATCATTGAAAGTGATCTGACTCGATCCAGAATTTCCTTTAAAGGCAAAGTGGCTTGGATCAAAGAAACAAACCAAGGTTCGCATTTTGGAATCAAATTTTTGGAAGAATTGATTTTACCTAATTTTATCATCGCTAGATCCATCGCAGAATCAGCCGCCTAA
- a CDS encoding chloride channel protein, which produces MENSNLEPNKARLEIFPLSKSVPFLLKWFGTIGFISFSVGSASAFFLVSLEKLSRFRELNPWLVYFLPFAGFAIGWFYFHYGKNVSKGNNLLLEEIHSPSSIIPIRMAPFVFLGTLITHLFGGSAGREGTAVQMGGSIAHQLVRVLPFTIREQQTLIILGISAGFASVFGTPFAAAIFSVEVIRIGNYRWRYIFLSLVTAYLAHLVCLLWGVDHSNYPKIPFDFNGTIIVCLVILGILSGWVAKLFSWVLQNISNVFQYWIQYSPVRPLVGGIVIVLFVVLGLSPVYLGLGLSTLQSAFVNQLPPETFLLKLIVTTITIGSGFKGGEVTPLFFIGAGLGNLFGYIDPSHLVLFVGIGFISVFAGATNTPLACAVMGMELFGWESGIYFFLTAGIAYIASGHTSIYQSQIVGKTKLFSKSSDLGKRISDLKK; this is translated from the coding sequence ATGGAAAATTCAAATCTCGAACCAAATAAAGCCAGATTAGAGATATTTCCCCTTTCTAAGTCCGTCCCGTTTCTTTTGAAATGGTTCGGAACGATCGGGTTTATATCGTTTTCCGTCGGTTCTGCATCCGCTTTCTTTTTGGTGTCGCTCGAAAAACTAAGTCGGTTTCGTGAATTAAATCCGTGGTTGGTTTATTTTTTACCTTTTGCGGGATTCGCTATTGGTTGGTTTTATTTTCATTACGGAAAAAATGTAAGTAAGGGAAATAATTTGCTCTTAGAAGAAATTCATTCTCCCTCATCAATCATTCCGATTCGAATGGCTCCCTTTGTATTTTTAGGAACACTCATTACACATTTATTCGGTGGATCGGCAGGTAGGGAAGGGACTGCGGTTCAGATGGGTGGATCCATTGCTCATCAATTGGTTCGTGTTCTTCCCTTTACAATTCGAGAACAACAAACATTGATTATATTAGGGATCAGTGCTGGTTTTGCATCTGTTTTTGGGACCCCTTTTGCTGCGGCTATTTTTTCGGTCGAAGTCATTCGAATTGGAAATTACCGTTGGAGATATATTTTTCTATCTCTCGTTACAGCTTACTTGGCTCATTTGGTTTGTTTGTTATGGGGAGTTGATCATTCTAATTATCCAAAAATACCTTTCGATTTTAATGGAACCATTATTGTTTGTTTGGTGATACTTGGAATTTTATCTGGATGGGTGGCAAAATTATTTAGCTGGGTATTGCAAAATATCTCCAATGTTTTTCAATATTGGATTCAATATTCACCTGTGCGACCTTTGGTGGGTGGTATTGTTATTGTATTGTTCGTTGTTTTAGGACTAAGCCCTGTATATTTAGGATTAGGACTTTCTACTTTACAATCAGCATTCGTCAACCAATTGCCACCAGAAACGTTTTTGTTAAAGTTAATCGTAACAACAATCACAATAGGTTCTGGATTTAAAGGTGGTGAAGTCACTCCACTATTTTTTATCGGTGCGGGTCTAGGAAATTTATTCGGTTATATTGATCCTTCACATCTTGTTTTGTTTGTAGGAATTGGATTCATTTCAGTATTCGCAGGGGCCACCAACACTCCATTAGCCTGTGCCGTTATGGGAATGGAATTATTTGGATGGGAATCTGGGATTTATTTTTTCCTAACCGCAGGAATTGCTTATATTGCTTCTGGGCACACAAGCATTTACCAATCGCAAATTGTTGGAAAAACAAAACTATTCAGTAAATCTTCCGATTTAGGGAAAAGAATTTCCGACCTCAAAAAATAG
- a CDS encoding alginate export family protein, whose product MNKRISKPHSSLSLFIFLTLLVSTGTAIYSQVAEPTTTPKVEAVVEPPPPLPPQPKEEKKDGYTSPQIGNLSGEYLRTLQVTSKQRKALQENKGLWFADKFRVGFGIRPKVDSLNNTDFDKSTPDNRNNALTQTQFYLLGDINENVLFKITLQDVRLWGGEVVSNGTADQKYGAIANAGTTIDTSKQKDVALNNFTGLREAFLDLKSTNQNFRLRTGRQILEFGDGRILGSRNDSLNGNSFDALRFTGKISSHTLDLFGSVIGAENNSNSIVSNNSTKLGGIGDSYYGGAHYNWKVADWLGVDLYNYSLFKQQRKATAPSPLSETRSYRGDDQLNTSGFRFTNRTKNNALPDVTGIDWMVEAAWQTGFTGERVTPDWLNQNGTYTTNQKTGEPPPLSEAVRYKANIVAVQLGYTPVKEFRIGVQYVQASGDPNRNDSSVGTYNPLFATRRMAGGSLPFAGNGNSGLVFWQNIKDYSLHLKYETSNYGTFILNPHWYYKVKLQDGYYDNNNYVSGSKATGETASTEDYDNTDAYNVNKPKLGKLVATEINFIYIITPFENVSFWFGATVIKAGDAIRNQKNNPNEPDPLHRYDLSPTATMATFQTVFAI is encoded by the coding sequence ATGAACAAGCGAATATCTAAACCCCACTCCTCTCTTTCCCTTTTCATCTTCCTTACCTTACTCGTAAGTACGGGAACTGCGATTTATAGCCAGGTGGCGGAACCAACGACAACTCCCAAAGTAGAGGCCGTCGTGGAACCTCCCCCTCCTCTTCCCCCACAACCGAAAGAGGAAAAAAAGGACGGGTACACCAGTCCACAAATTGGAAATCTTTCAGGAGAATATTTGCGAACCTTGCAAGTGACGAGCAAACAGAGAAAGGCTCTTCAAGAAAACAAAGGACTATGGTTTGCCGATAAGTTTCGCGTTGGATTTGGTATTCGTCCAAAAGTGGATTCGTTAAATAATACGGACTTTGATAAATCTACGCCTGACAATAGAAACAATGCCTTAACTCAAACTCAGTTTTATCTTTTAGGTGACATCAATGAAAATGTTCTATTCAAAATAACGTTACAAGACGTACGCCTTTGGGGAGGTGAAGTTGTCTCCAATGGAACTGCCGATCAAAAGTATGGAGCCATCGCAAATGCCGGCACAACAATTGATACAAGCAAACAAAAGGACGTTGCGTTAAATAATTTCACAGGACTTCGTGAAGCATTTTTAGATTTAAAATCAACAAACCAAAACTTTCGACTACGAACAGGACGTCAGATCTTAGAGTTTGGTGACGGGCGAATTCTTGGTTCCAGAAACGATAGTTTGAATGGTAACTCATTTGATGCCCTTCGATTTACTGGTAAAATCAGTAGCCATACATTAGATTTGTTTGGATCAGTAATCGGTGCAGAAAATAATTCAAACAGTATTGTTTCAAATAACTCCACAAAATTAGGTGGAATTGGTGATTCTTATTATGGTGGTGCACATTATAATTGGAAAGTTGCTGATTGGTTGGGTGTTGACTTATACAACTATAGTTTATTCAAACAACAAAGAAAAGCAACTGCACCTTCCCCACTATCGGAAACAAGAAGTTATCGTGGAGACGACCAATTGAACACATCAGGTTTTCGATTCACAAATAGAACCAAAAACAATGCATTACCTGATGTTACCGGAATCGATTGGATGGTAGAGGCGGCTTGGCAAACAGGATTTACTGGCGAACGAGTCACACCGGATTGGTTAAATCAAAATGGAACATATACAACGAACCAAAAAACAGGAGAACCGCCTCCTTTGTCTGAAGCAGTAAGATACAAAGCAAATATTGTTGCTGTACAACTGGGATACACTCCCGTAAAAGAATTTCGGATTGGAGTACAATATGTCCAAGCATCGGGAGATCCCAATCGAAATGATTCTAGTGTAGGAACATATAATCCTTTATTTGCAACAAGACGTATGGCCGGTGGGTCTTTGCCATTTGCTGGTAACGGAAACTCAGGACTTGTTTTTTGGCAAAATATTAAAGACTATTCCCTACATTTAAAATATGAAACTTCAAATTATGGAACGTTTATTTTAAATCCACACTGGTATTACAAGGTTAAATTGCAAGATGGGTATTATGATAATAACAACTATGTAAGCGGTAGCAAAGCTACTGGTGAAACTGCTTCCACAGAAGACTATGACAATACAGATGCATATAACGTAAATAAACCTAAGTTAGGAAAACTTGTAGCAACTGAAATTAACTTTATCTATATCATCACTCCATTTGAAAATGTATCCTTCTGGTTTGGAGCGACGGTGATTAAAGCTGGTGATGCCATTCGTAATCAAAAAAACAATCCAAATGAGCCGGATCCTCTGCATCGATACGATCTAAGTCCTACTGCAACTATGGCGACATTCCAAACAGTATTTGCGATTTAG
- a CDS encoding FecR family protein has protein sequence MKTYITLLTIILLSLQCDRFQFGSNPEKDEPSGAVVTFLQGTILITSQGKETKAKIGDVVRPGDRIVSKLGRVDLQTYRGEVIRIKDNSDVLFRDIAGKTRTNTDIHLWAGNLLVKSVKLKSGQNLSVTSPTMVAGVRGTVFSFELEKGSVPKVKVYEGAVSVAFKTSPKLIELNEGLSKESYSRLVKTLEENEVVLEPGEKLEVNPNLNELVYLINAKVASNALTGDELSGFTDFDHGLSKATSVVSPQEKAEAETLVSIPSETIQKQIESQNAATSEVLTQTIEKEHGEKRIEALNKIASDAVKTNLDNEEEIHNHYSVLETIHKANGEVLSGAVVAQLGDIFIVHSTKGVFQLSVDDIEYVEYRNFSIKTKSKK, from the coding sequence ATGAAAACCTACATTACACTACTTACCATCATTCTCTTATCTTTACAATGTGATCGTTTCCAGTTTGGATCGAATCCTGAAAAAGATGAACCCTCGGGAGCAGTTGTTACCTTTCTCCAAGGTACCATTCTCATTACCTCCCAAGGTAAAGAAACAAAGGCCAAGATTGGAGATGTCGTCCGCCCCGGTGACAGAATTGTTTCTAAATTGGGTAGGGTGGATTTACAAACCTACCGAGGCGAAGTGATTCGCATTAAAGATAATTCAGACGTTTTGTTTCGTGACATTGCAGGGAAAACGAGAACAAATACCGACATCCACTTATGGGCGGGGAATCTACTCGTAAAATCAGTCAAATTAAAATCAGGGCAAAACCTCTCGGTCACTTCCCCTACTATGGTGGCGGGTGTTCGTGGTACTGTCTTTTCTTTTGAATTAGAAAAAGGTTCCGTACCTAAAGTAAAAGTTTATGAAGGTGCTGTATCCGTAGCTTTTAAAACATCACCCAAACTAATCGAACTCAACGAAGGTCTTTCGAAAGAAAGTTATAGTCGTTTGGTGAAAACATTGGAAGAGAATGAGGTTGTGTTAGAGCCAGGAGAAAAGTTAGAAGTCAATCCTAACTTAAACGAACTTGTCTATTTAATCAATGCCAAAGTTGCTAGTAATGCTTTGACCGGGGACGAACTCTCTGGATTCACCGATTTTGATCATGGATTGTCGAAAGCAACTAGTGTGGTTTCGCCGCAAGAAAAAGCGGAAGCAGAAACATTAGTCTCCATTCCATCGGAAACCATTCAAAAACAAATTGAATCGCAAAATGCTGCTACTTCAGAAGTTCTGACGCAAACAATCGAGAAGGAACACGGAGAGAAACGAATTGAGGCATTGAATAAAATCGCCTCTGATGCTGTAAAAACCAATTTAGACAACGAGGAAGAAATTCATAACCACTACAGTGTTTTGGAAACCATTCACAAAGCAAACGGGGAAGTACTTTCTGGAGCAGTTGTCGCTCAGTTAGGTGATATTTTTATTGTTCATTCAACAAAAGGCGTTTTTCAACTGTCAGTTGATGATATTGAATACGTAGAATATCGAAACTTTTCGATCAAAACAAAGTCGAAAAAATAA
- a CDS encoding methyl-accepting chemotaxis protein — MSIRQRVSLSIAAILFLGFLILTTFQIYRTITDLNAEIKENSKITSEKWSFEIQEHLNAMMGVIRGFRFALFYASPPRESMISSMREILERNDDIFAIWLCYEPNGYEGRDAAFIGKPGHDKTGRFIPYLHRNADGKINLEPLVDYDNPEGAGDYYLQVKKTNKAKVFGPYEYLAGGKKIQMISLVVPIYPKGKFMGAAGIDLDVGTLQEKIGDTRPFRGQGHIAFLSSNGTYVMYGQDQTKLGKKIENPEHLKYYLDNLKLGKMFTIQHAGYTHYFSPFHIGKDPQFWALQISIPDSIFSDQISKVILSSVLISFIILFVVLFFLNFIFKKQISLRLEKAMAFSSQIANGNLAISAEEINQDEIGSLLDSMNRMKNSLVSIIGDIKHTVEKLGNQSSTMASTSQNLSDTSQTQASAAEESSAAVEELSASAENVGKSMEEAVVKMKMIDKSVLTLREEVQNINKEMEYLAKFASESREHAVVGETAMNESTKAMEDIGEKAERISEVLDIITEISEKTNLLALNAAIEAARAGDAGRGFAVVAEEIGKLALQTGASVKEIGDLVISTNSAVENGNKKVTEAAQVLNLLNSRVKEFETSATRVLGSVLLQENNAKDIAQNSNLLTNLNLQIEDAVFEQKRATEEISKTIISISNGTQDVATGSDRLTIVSAEIASQASYLSTQVERFKLN, encoded by the coding sequence ATGAGTATACGCCAAAGGGTCTCGTTATCTATCGCTGCTATTTTATTTTTAGGATTTTTGATACTAACTACTTTTCAAATTTACCGAACCATCACAGACCTCAACGCAGAAATCAAAGAAAATTCAAAAATCACCTCAGAAAAATGGTCGTTTGAAATTCAGGAACACCTGAATGCAATGATGGGTGTAATTCGTGGTTTCCGTTTTGCTTTATTTTATGCCTCTCCTCCTCGGGAATCAATGATCAGTAGTATGAGAGAAATTCTTGAACGTAACGATGATATTTTTGCCATTTGGCTTTGTTACGAACCGAACGGTTATGAAGGCAGAGATGCTGCTTTCATTGGAAAACCAGGCCATGATAAAACAGGAAGGTTCATTCCTTATTTACATCGTAATGCAGATGGAAAAATCAACTTAGAACCACTTGTGGACTATGATAATCCTGAAGGTGCCGGTGATTATTATCTTCAAGTAAAAAAAACAAACAAAGCAAAAGTATTTGGACCTTACGAGTATTTGGCGGGCGGGAAAAAAATCCAAATGATTTCCCTTGTTGTTCCCATTTATCCTAAGGGAAAATTTATGGGAGCTGCTGGAATTGATTTAGATGTAGGAACTTTGCAGGAAAAAATCGGAGACACTCGCCCATTTCGTGGGCAAGGACATATCGCTTTTTTATCATCTAACGGAACGTATGTGATGTATGGCCAAGACCAAACCAAACTTGGTAAAAAAATTGAAAACCCTGAACATTTAAAGTATTATTTAGATAATTTAAAATTGGGTAAAATGTTTACAATCCAACATGCAGGTTACACCCATTATTTTTCTCCATTTCATATCGGTAAGGACCCACAGTTTTGGGCTCTTCAGATCAGTATTCCTGACTCTATTTTTAGCGATCAAATTTCGAAAGTAATCCTTAGTTCTGTGTTGATTTCTTTTATAATTCTATTTGTAGTATTGTTTTTCCTAAATTTTATTTTTAAAAAACAAATCAGTCTTCGTTTAGAAAAAGCGATGGCATTTTCTTCGCAAATTGCAAATGGAAACTTGGCTATTAGTGCCGAAGAAATTAATCAAGACGAAATCGGAAGTTTATTGGATTCTATGAATCGAATGAAGAATAGTTTGGTTTCTATCATTGGTGATATCAAACACACAGTGGAAAAATTAGGAAACCAATCTTCCACAATGGCTTCCACTTCCCAAAATCTTTCCGATACTTCTCAAACGCAAGCTTCTGCTGCAGAAGAATCGTCGGCGGCAGTAGAAGAATTATCTGCATCAGCAGAAAATGTTGGTAAATCGATGGAAGAAGCTGTTGTGAAAATGAAAATGATCGACAAATCTGTGTTAACTCTAAGGGAAGAAGTTCAAAATATTAACAAGGAAATGGAATACCTTGCTAAATTTGCTTCTGAATCCAGGGAACATGCCGTTGTTGGTGAAACTGCTATGAACGAATCCACTAAGGCTATGGAAGACATTGGTGAAAAGGCAGAACGAATCAGTGAAGTATTAGATATCATTACAGAGATTTCTGAAAAAACAAATCTTTTAGCTTTGAATGCTGCCATTGAAGCTGCTCGTGCAGGAGATGCTGGCCGAGGTTTTGCTGTGGTAGCAGAGGAAATTGGAAAACTTGCCTTACAGACAGGTGCTTCGGTCAAAGAGATTGGTGATCTTGTCATATCTACAAATTCAGCTGTAGAAAACGGAAACAAAAAAGTTACGGAAGCAGCACAAGTTTTGAATTTACTCAACAGTCGTGTAAAAGAATTTGAAACTTCCGCAACACGGGTATTAGGTTCCGTTCTTTTGCAAGAAAACAATGCAAAAGACATTGCTCAAAATTCAAATTTGCTTACTAACTTGAATCTCCAAATTGAAGATGCTGTTTTCGAACAAAAAAGGGCAACGGAAGAAATTTCAAAAACGATTATCAGTATTTCTAATGGCACCCAGGACGTTGCGACTGGTTCAGACCGGTTGACCATCGTATCTGCTGAAATCGCATCTCAAGCTTCTTATCTTTCCACTCAAGTAGAAAGGTTCAAATTAAACTAA
- a CDS encoding ArsR/SmtB family transcription factor: MVKRSYNIDVVLHALSDPTRRQVVERLGIGPASVSDLAVPFSMAMPSFMQHLDILESSQLIYTEKVGRVRICYLNPNPFSVMDSWLQTQKSLWETRLNQLDSFLLKTKGKKNE; this comes from the coding sequence ATGGTCAAACGATCTTACAATATAGATGTTGTTTTGCACGCTCTCTCCGATCCAACAAGGAGACAGGTGGTAGAACGATTGGGCATTGGTCCCGCGAGTGTCAGCGATTTGGCTGTTCCGTTTTCTATGGCTATGCCCTCCTTCATGCAACATTTAGATATTTTGGAATCTTCTCAGCTCATCTATACCGAGAAGGTTGGAAGGGTAAGAATTTGTTATCTAAACCCGAATCCATTTTCAGTTATGGATTCTTGGTTACAGACACAAAAGTCTTTATGGGAAACAAGACTAAACCAACTAGACTCATTTTTATTAAAAACGAAGGGAAAAAAAAATGAATAA
- a CDS encoding bacitracin resistance protein BacA yields MDPNDIYTPPGGPPPPSPNVKFLFEKWGEVAIRKLVSDFYDLVANSEIKWMFKGDWDLAKEKQADFMIQVLGGPSIYIEKWGPARMRMRHFIFPISEKERAVWFRCYDEALQKFDFDHDDKIDFLYFLDGFSGWMINRKDSAEDSI; encoded by the coding sequence TTGGATCCGAACGATATTTACACTCCCCCCGGTGGACCACCTCCCCCTAGCCCGAACGTTAAATTCCTTTTTGAAAAATGGGGTGAGGTAGCAATTCGCAAACTTGTTTCTGATTTTTATGATCTGGTGGCGAATTCAGAAATCAAATGGATGTTTAAAGGTGATTGGGATTTAGCTAAAGAAAAACAGGCTGATTTTATGATCCAGGTGTTAGGTGGCCCAAGTATATATATCGAAAAATGGGGTCCGGCTCGGATGCGGATGCGGCATTTCATATTTCCGATTTCTGAAAAAGAAAGGGCAGTTTGGTTTCGTTGTTACGATGAAGCCTTGCAGAAATTTGATTTTGATCACGATGATAAAATAGATTTTTTATACTTTTTAGATGGGTTTAGTGGATGGATGATCAATCGTAAAGATTCTGCTGAAGATTCAATTTAG
- a CDS encoding ornithine carbamoyltransferase, producing MSQVKHLISWQDWSDGEIQELLEFAVYVKKNRVYFSGHMAGRSLAMLFQKTSTRTRVSFEAGMTELGGHAIFLDWMASNFLLSDIDFEGKYLSSNVAVIMARLKRHEDLLVLKSGSTVPVINGCCNLFHPCQSLADILTIVMDSPNDWKKKKLCYIGVHNNVANSLIEITAALGIHLTLVTPIASDESIVKASIERAKQKGTISWETDVKKAVSDADYVYTDTWVDMEFFNDPKFQKEKEERIQLMMPYQVNAELLKNTKAKVMHDMPIHSGYEITREMVESDRSIIFTQAENRLDAQKAIILKLLENHG from the coding sequence ATGTCCCAAGTCAAACATTTGATATCCTGGCAAGATTGGAGTGATGGAGAAATCCAAGAACTCCTAGAATTTGCAGTTTATGTAAAGAAAAACCGAGTTTATTTTTCCGGACATATGGCAGGCCGTTCGCTTGCGATGTTATTCCAAAAAACCTCAACAAGAACGAGGGTTTCTTTTGAAGCAGGAATGACAGAACTCGGGGGACATGCAATTTTCCTGGATTGGATGGCTTCCAACTTCCTTTTATCTGATATCGATTTCGAAGGGAAATACCTTTCTAGTAACGTTGCTGTCATCATGGCAAGACTAAAAAGACACGAAGACTTATTGGTATTAAAATCCGGTTCTACTGTTCCTGTTATCAACGGATGTTGTAATTTATTCCATCCATGCCAATCTCTTGCGGATATACTTACAATCGTTATGGACTCACCAAATGATTGGAAAAAGAAAAAACTTTGTTATATTGGCGTACATAATAACGTAGCAAACTCCTTGATTGAAATTACGGCTGCACTTGGAATCCACCTAACTTTAGTAACTCCTATTGCTTCTGATGAATCCATTGTAAAAGCATCGATCGAAAGAGCGAAACAAAAAGGAACTATATCATGGGAAACAGATGTTAAAAAAGCTGTTTCTGATGCTGACTATGTGTATACGGACACTTGGGTAGATATGGAATTCTTCAATGATCCGAAATTCCAAAAGGAAAAAGAAGAAAGAATCCAATTGATGATGCCCTACCAAGTAAATGCAGAACTACTTAAAAATACAAAAGCAAAAGTTATGCATGATATGCCGATTCATTCTGGTTATGAAATCACTAGAGAGATGGTAGAAAGTGATCGTTCGATTATTTTTACGCAGGCAGAAAACCGACTTGATGCTCAAAAAGCAATTATACTGAAACTTTTAGAAAACCACGGTTAA
- a CDS encoding HpcH/HpaI aldolase/citrate lyase family protein → MALTHPQSALFAGEKPFPIIPACEHFAGSEKLITKALELQNKLGGLFDITMDCEDGAQTGKEKEHAEMIVRIQNSELNKHKMSGVRIHDYTNEHWRGDVDIIVPGAGNVIAYITIPKPTKASQVKEQITYIQDACKKAGIKREIPIHVLIETHGALNEVFEIAALPWLQVLDFGLMDFISGHHGAIPASCMKSPGQFDHELLRRGKANLVAAALMNGVIPAHNVTLDLKNIYQTYADAKRAHDEFGFLRMWSIYPAQIQSILDAMAPNFAETLTACEILIKAQDAEWGPIQHDGDLHDRATYRYFWELVQKAKLTGQKLPEEVEKRFFSK, encoded by the coding sequence ATGGCACTGACTCACCCGCAATCCGCACTCTTTGCAGGAGAAAAACCTTTCCCTATCATCCCTGCTTGTGAACACTTCGCTGGATCTGAAAAACTCATCACGAAAGCTCTCGAGTTACAAAATAAACTCGGTGGACTTTTCGATATCACGATGGACTGCGAAGACGGTGCCCAAACGGGGAAAGAAAAAGAACACGCAGAAATGATTGTTCGCATTCAAAATTCTGAACTCAACAAACACAAAATGAGTGGTGTTCGTATTCATGATTATACTAACGAACATTGGCGCGGTGATGTTGATATCATTGTTCCAGGTGCAGGAAATGTAATTGCTTATATCACCATTCCAAAACCGACAAAAGCAAGTCAGGTAAAAGAACAAATCACTTACATCCAAGATGCTTGTAAAAAGGCAGGGATCAAACGCGAAATTCCAATCCACGTTTTGATTGAAACTCACGGTGCATTGAATGAAGTATTTGAAATTGCGGCTCTTCCTTGGTTGCAAGTTTTGGATTTTGGTCTAATGGACTTTATTTCCGGACACCACGGTGCAATTCCTGCATCTTGTATGAAATCACCTGGTCAATTTGATCACGAACTCCTTCGTCGTGGAAAAGCAAACCTAGTAGCAGCTGCTCTTATGAACGGTGTGATTCCGGCTCATAACGTAACTCTTGACCTTAAAAATATCTACCAAACATATGCAGATGCAAAACGTGCACATGATGAGTTTGGTTTCTTACGTATGTGGTCCATTTATCCTGCACAAATCCAATCGATTTTGGATGCAATGGCTCCTAACTTTGCTGAAACTCTCACTGCTTGTGAAATTCTCATCAAAGCTCAAGACGCAGAATGGGGACCAATCCAACATGACGGGGATTTACATGACCGTGCGACTTACCGTTATTTCTGGGAACTAGTCCAAAAAGCAAAACTCACAGGACAAAAACTTCCAGAAGAAGTAGAGAAGAGATTCTTTTCTAAATAG